From the genome of Azospira restricta, one region includes:
- a CDS encoding outer membrane lipoprotein carrier protein LolA, producing MNALRLCRSTLLSAVLLGLAAPALAARDLATLMHDLAQHKGGRVRFVEKKYIALLDKPLVSSGEMTYTAPDRLEKRTLQPKPEVLVLDRDTLTLERGKQKFVLRLADQPEAQVFVDSIRGTLAGNRALLERSYALHLSGTRERWSLSLLPSDQRIAALVSRITVGGTRHQVDSIEYLQADGDRAVMTITPIEAQ from the coding sequence ATGAACGCTCTCCGCCTCTGCCGCTCCACCCTGCTCTCCGCCGTGCTCCTCGGCCTCGCGGCGCCGGCCCTCGCCGCCCGGGACCTGGCCACGCTGATGCACGACCTCGCGCAGCACAAGGGCGGCCGCGTCCGCTTCGTCGAGAAGAAGTACATCGCGCTGCTGGACAAGCCGCTCGTCTCCTCCGGCGAGATGACCTACACCGCGCCCGACCGCCTGGAGAAGCGCACGCTGCAGCCGAAGCCGGAAGTGCTGGTGCTCGACCGCGACACGCTGACGCTCGAGCGCGGCAAGCAGAAGTTCGTGCTGCGCCTCGCCGACCAGCCGGAGGCGCAGGTCTTCGTCGACAGCATCCGCGGCACGCTCGCCGGCAACCGCGCGCTGCTCGAGCGCAGCTACGCGCTGCATCTCTCCGGGACGCGCGAGCGCTGGTCGCTGAGCCTCCTGCCGAGCGACCAGCGCATCGCCGCACTGGTCAGCCGCATCACCGTCGGCGGCACGCGCCACCAGGTCGACAGCATCGAATACCTGCAGGCCGACGGCGACCGCGCGGTGATGACCATCACCCCGATCGAAGCCCAATGA